The genomic window GTAAAGCCTTGACGGAGAAAACCGCAGAAAATGTTTGTCGTGCCATTCGTGAGGCTTTAGGGGGGCGATTTGAGGTGGAAGAAATGCTGGCAGTAGAATTTAATCTAGACGTTGGTTTAGAACAGGTACAGACTGAGTTTTATGTCGATCCTGTATTTCATCTCCCGGCTTTAGTAATTGAGGCGGATAATCAGCCAGGGTTATTTTACAAAGTGATGTATGCCATTTGGCAGGAAGACCTTTTAGTTGTCAATGCCAATTTACTAGTTTGGCGGGGACGTACAAGGCTAATTCTCTACTTGTTAGGGCCTAATGAAAGCCTAATTCCTGAGTATCTGGGGCATAAAATTGCTGAAGGAGTACGTCAAAGATTGTTAGGTAAGTAGTCAGTGCTGAGTACACAATTAGTAATTATTTCTACTTGATATTGCCTATACCCTGACATTCTTTTATTTGCCAAATCATTTTTTAAATTTTTTAGCTTGCTTTTGGTAGGGATTTTGAATTTTTAATTTCTATCTGATCGTACCTACTCTTGAGGGTACGATATAAATATGGCAACTATTGAAATCTTGGGTTTTCCTCACGCATACGAGCTAACAGCTCCAACGTCCTACCCCCATGCTTTAGTATTCATCCACGGTTGGCTCAATAGCCGTGGATACTGGCAACCTGTGATTTCTCGGTTGTCAGTTGATTTGCAGTGTCTATCCTATGATTTACGAGGTTTTGGTGAATCTCAGTCTCAGCTAGACACTGATTTTAGTCAAGCCGAAAGTTCTGTCAGTTTGTCGTCTAGCTCTATTAATACCCTTAATTCTCCTTTTGAGTCTCTCCATACACCAGCAGCCTACGCTCAGGATTTAGTAGCCCTTCTGCAACAGCTAAATATTACTAGTGCTTGGTTAATTGGTCACTCTTTGGGAGGTACGATCGCACTTTGGGCAGCTGATCAAATGCCTGAGTGTATTAAGGGTGTGATTTGTATCAATGCAGGCGGTGGTATTTATCTGAAAGAAGCTTTTGAGCAGTTTCGTTCCGCCGGGCAAAAATTTTTACAAATCCGTCCCCGTTGGTTGTCTCAAGTACCTTTAATTGATTTACTTTTTACTAGAAACAGTGTCTCTCGTCCTTTAGATCGCTATTGGGCGCGTCAGCGCATGATTGATTTTATTGTGGCTGATCCAGAAGCAGCTCTGGGATCATTACTAGAGTCCACAACGGAAGAAGAAGTCAATCGTCTACCAAAGTTAGTATCACAGTTAGAACAGCCAGTTTATTTTCTGGCTGGTGCTGACGATAAGGTCATGGAACCTAAGTACGTGCGTCATTTAGCTAGTTTTCATAGGCTTTTTCAATACTGTGGAGATAATGTGATTGAAATTCCTGATTGTGGACATCTGGCAATGTTGGAACAGCCAGATGCAGTTGCTAATCACATTCGGGAAATAGTCACAAAGTAGGAATAAAAAAATATCCAAACTGTAGGGTGCGTCAGTGCGATAGAACCTAACTATACTCAGAAATTATTCATACTGACGCACCCTACCCAACCATCAATTGCGGATAATTTATTTTTTGGTGTTCCCTTACTTCTGACTCATTACTCTAGGAGTTACGCAAGTGTCACAATCGGTAGTTGGTGCGTGACGCTATAAGTCTTATGACTACGTTCAAATACTTTCGCAGCGTCACACACCCTACGTGAAAAATTGCCAGTTGCGTAAGTCCTATACTCATTACTCATTACTCATTTATAGTTTTGAACTATTGACGAACATACAACTTCATCACTTGGGTAAGTGGGAGTCGAGATTCTACACCCAAGGTTAGGGGGGATGTATGACCACGAGAGAAATGATCGGCGGCGGCACAGGCGATCATGGCGGCGTTGTCGGTACAAAATGTTAATGGAGGGAAGAGGACGCGGATGTTATGTTCAGAGGCTGCTGCTTGTAAGTTTTTCCTTAAGCCACTGTTGGCTGCTACTCCACCACCGACAGCAATTGTATCTAGACGATAATCAATGGCACAGGCGATCGCTCTTTTGGTTAATGCTTTCGCTACAGTTTCTTGAAAGCTGGCTGCTACGTCCGCCACTGGCAATGGTTTAGCATCTTTTTCTAACTGCTGTACTAAACGCAATACTGCTGTTTTTAAGCCGCTAAAACTGCCATCATAGCGATGAAACCCTCCACCCGGTAAGGACACTCTCCCTTCTGGTAGAGCAAAGGCTTGAGGGTTTCCTGTTTGCGCTAATTTAT from Nostoc sp. UHCC 0870 includes these protein-coding regions:
- a CDS encoding alpha/beta fold hydrolase; this encodes MATIEILGFPHAYELTAPTSYPHALVFIHGWLNSRGYWQPVISRLSVDLQCLSYDLRGFGESQSQLDTDFSQAESSVSLSSSSINTLNSPFESLHTPAAYAQDLVALLQQLNITSAWLIGHSLGGTIALWAADQMPECIKGVICINAGGGIYLKEAFEQFRSAGQKFLQIRPRWLSQVPLIDLLFTRNSVSRPLDRYWARQRMIDFIVADPEAALGSLLESTTEEEVNRLPKLVSQLEQPVYFLAGADDKVMEPKYVRHLASFHRLFQYCGDNVIEIPDCGHLAMLEQPDAVANHIREIVTK